The proteins below come from a single Candidatus Palauibacter polyketidifaciens genomic window:
- a CDS encoding adenylate kinase has product MGARLIIMGPPGVGKGTQGEFLAERFGVPRLSTGDMIRAALEAGTPLGERVRVYYEAGELVPDEVVLGLIAEAFDGSEASGGFVLDGFPRTVPQADGLGELLADRSIELDAVLSLEAPEEELVDRISGRRVCGACGLVTHVRAVGANAPCPECGAALVQRSDDRAETVRNRLAVYRAQTEPLLAYYARSETGLTAVDGTGTLEAVRDRLFETLHLAEVAG; this is encoded by the coding sequence ATGGGCGCGCGGTTGATCATCATGGGTCCTCCCGGGGTCGGGAAGGGCACCCAGGGCGAGTTTCTGGCCGAACGCTTCGGCGTTCCGCGCCTCTCGACCGGCGACATGATCCGCGCCGCGCTCGAGGCCGGAACCCCGCTCGGCGAGAGGGTTCGAGTCTACTACGAAGCGGGCGAACTCGTGCCGGATGAGGTCGTCCTGGGACTCATCGCCGAGGCGTTCGACGGTTCGGAGGCGAGCGGAGGATTCGTGCTCGACGGATTTCCGCGCACGGTGCCGCAGGCCGATGGCCTCGGCGAACTGCTGGCCGACCGGAGCATCGAACTGGACGCGGTGCTTTCGCTCGAGGCGCCGGAGGAAGAACTCGTTGATCGCATTTCCGGGCGACGGGTGTGCGGAGCGTGCGGCCTCGTGACCCATGTGCGCGCCGTCGGGGCAAACGCGCCCTGCCCGGAGTGCGGAGCCGCTCTTGTCCAGCGCTCGGACGACCGCGCGGAGACCGTTCGCAATCGGCTCGCCGTCTACCGCGCCCAGACCGAGCCCCTGCTCGCCTACTACGCCCGGTCCGAGACGGGACTGACCGCGGTGGACGGCACGGGAACGCTGGAGGCGGTGCGGGATCGCCTCTTCGAGACGTTGCACCTGGCGGAGGTGGCCGGTTGA